The Corvus hawaiiensis isolate bCorHaw1 chromosome 2, bCorHaw1.pri.cur, whole genome shotgun sequence genome includes a window with the following:
- the DIS3 gene encoding exosome complex exonuclease RRP44 — translation MLTSRTFVRRTRAGAVVKVVREHYLRDDIACGAAACRLCPPAAPGTGSGNAPGLEARPSGPASSLCPGPHFVLPDTNLLLHQIDILEDPVIKNVIVLQTVLQEVRNRSAPVYKRIRDLIQNPEKHFYSFTNEHHRETYIEQKRGETSNDRNDRAIRVAVKWYNEHLKRIEDEEKIQVVFLTNDRTNKEKALEEGITAYTCEEYIKSLTANPELVDRLACVSDEGKEIEGGKIIFPEHIPLSKLQQGIKSGIYLQGTYRASRENYLEATVWVHGDAEENKEIIVQGLKHLNRAIHEDVVAVELLAKDEWVAPSSVVLQDDGQNEEGIESEEEKENILKTSVNKDMLRPTGRVVGIIKRNWRPYCGMLSKSQIKEARRHLFTPADRRIPRIRIETRQADTLEGQRIIVAIDGWPRNSRYPNGHFVKNLGSAGDKETETEVLLLEHDVPHQAFSQAVLSFLPKMPWSITEEDMKHREDLRHLNVCSVDPPGCTDIDDALHCREMENGNLEVGVHIADVSHFIRPGNALDEESVKRGTTVYLCEKRIDMVPELLSSNLCSLRSNVDRLAFSCIWEMNHKAEILKTRFTKSIINSKASLTYAEAQMRIDSATMNDAITTSLRGLNKLAKVLKKKRIDNGALTLASPEVRFHMDSETHDPIDLQTKELKETNSMVEEFMLLANISVAQKIYDEFPEFALLRKHPAPPPSNYDILVKSAKSKNLEIKTDSAKALAESLDKAESPTFPYLNTLLRILATRCMMQAVYFCSGMDNDFHHYGLASPIYTHFTSPIRRYADIIVHRLLAVAIGADSTYPELTDKHKLAEMCKNLNYRHKMAQYAQRASVAFHTQLFFKTKGVVNEDAYILFVRKNAIVVLIPKYGLEGTVFFEEKDKPTPKLEYNSEVPSLTVEDTTLRVFDKVKVNIMLDDSNIQHQKMRMVLVEPKILGNDMPASLSAEARSKDEPEKKKKKLQK, via the exons aTGCTGACCTCGCGGACGTTCGTGAGGCGCACGCGGGCGGGCGCGGTGGTGAAGGTGGTGCGCGAGCACTACCTGCGCGATGACATCGCGTGCGGCGCCGCCGCGTGCCGCCTCTGCCCCCCCGCCGCGCCCGGCACCGGCAGCGGGAACGCGCCCGGGCTGGAGGCGCGTCCCAGCGGCCCCgccagcagcctctgccccGGGCCGCACTTCGTCCTGCCCGACACCAACCTGCTCCTGCACCAG ATTGATATCCTTGAAGATCCTGTTATTAAGAATGTCATTGTGCTGCAGACAGTCCTACAAGAAGTCAGGAATCGGAGTGCGCCAGTGTACAAGCGAATTAGGGACCTGAttcaaaacccagaaaaacatttctattctTTCACCAATGAGCATCACAG agAAACGTACATAGAGCAAAAGCGGGGAGAAACTTCTAACGACCGCAATGACAGAGCCATTCGGGTAGcagtgaaatggtacaatgaaCACTTGAAGAGAATAGAGGATGAGGAGAAGATTCAAGTTGTCTTTTTAACAAATGACAGAACTAATAAAGAGAAAGCTCTGGAGGAAGGGATAACTGCTTATACAT GTGAGGAATATATAAAAAGCTTGACAGCTAATCCTGAGCTTGTAGATCGTCTTGCTTGTGTATCTGATGAAGGG aaagaaatagaaggtGGAAAAATAATATTCCCAGAACATATTCCTCTTAGCAAATTGCAGCAAGGAATAAAATCTGGTATTTACCTCCAAGGAACTTACAGGGCAAGCAGAGAGAATTATCTTGAAGCTACTGTTTGGGTTCATGGagatgctgaagaaaataaagag ATAATTGTACAGGGACTGAAACATTTAAACCGAGCGATTCATGAAGATGTTGTAGCCGTGGAGCTGTTGGCAAAAGATGAATGGGTGGCACCGTCCTCCGTGGTTTTGCAAGATGATGGCCAGAATGAAGAGGGCATTGAAagtgaagaggagaaagaaaacatt CTGAAGACTTCTGTTAACAAGGACATGCTGAGGCCTACGGGAAGAGTAGTGGGCATTATAAAACGAAACTGGCGGCCGTATTGTGGGATGCTTTCCAAGTCACAGATCAAAGAG GCAAGGCGCCATTTGTTTACACCAGCTGATCGCAGAATTCCTCGCATTCGAATAGAAACCAGACAAGCAGATACATTGGAAGGGCAAAGAATAATTGTTGCTATTGACGGTTGGCCCAGGAATTCCAGGTATCCGAAT GGTCATTTTGTAAAGAATTTGGGAAGCGCTGGAGATAAAGAGACAGAGACAGAAGTTCTCCTGCTTGAACATGATGTCCCTCACCAGGCTTTTTCCCAGGCTGTCCTTAGTTTCCTACCAAAAATGCCATGGAGCATTACCGAAGAG GATATGAAACACAGGGAGGACTTAAGGCATCTGAATGTTTGTAGTGTTGATCCTCCTGGTTGTACAGATATTGATGATGCATTACATTGTAGAGAAATGGAGAATGGAAATCTAGAG GTTGGTGTACATATTGCAGATGTCAGTCATTTTATTCGCCCAGGAAATGCTTTGGATGAGGAGTCAGTAAAAAGAGGAACAACAGTGTATCTGTGTGAAAAA AGGATTGATATGGTTCCAGAGCTACTTAGTTCCAACTTATGCTCCCTGAGATCTAATGTGGACAG GCTTGCATTTTCATGCATATGGGAGATGAACCATAAGGCTGAGATTCTAAAAACTAGATTTACAAAGAGTATTATTAATTCCAAG GCTTCTCTTACATATGCTGAAGCACAGATGAGAATTGATTCAGCAACTATGAATGATGCCATTACTACCAGCCTACGTGGACTAAACAAATTAGCAAAagttctgaagaagaaaagaattgaTAATGG AGCCTTGACACTTGCATCACCAGAAGTTCGTTTCCACATGGACAGTGAAACTCATGATCCTATTGATCTGCAGACTAAGGAGCTCAA AGAGACAAATTCCATGGTTGAAGAGTTCATGTTGCTTGCCAACATTTCTGTTGCACAAAAAATTTATGATGAGTTCCCAGAGTTTGCCTTGCTCCGGAAACATCCTGCTCCTCCCCCATCAAATTATGACATCCTTGTGAAGTCTGCAAAGTCCAAG aATTTGGAAATTAAGACAGATTCAGCAAAGGCTTTAGCTGAATCATTAGACAAAGCTGAATCTCCTACATTCCCCTACCTAAATACACTGCTGCGAATTTTGGCCACTCGCTGCATGATGCAAGCTGTTTATTTCTGCTCAGGAATGGATAATGATTTTCATCACTATGGTTTAGCCTCACCTATTTATACCCACTTTACCTCGCCTATTCGAAG GTATGCTGATATCATAGTCCATCGGCTTTTGGCAGTGGCCATAGGAGCAGACAGTACTTATCCAGAACTTACAGACAAACACAAACTGGCAGAGATGTGTAAAAATCTCAATTACCGACATAAAATGGCCCAATATGCACAAAGGGCCTCTGTTGCATTCCATACACAG CTGTTCTTCAAAACCAAGGGAGTAGTAAATGAAGATGCATATATCttatttgtaagaaaaaatgcaattgtGGTTCTGATTCCCAAGTATGGGTTAGAAGGAACAGtcttctttgaagaaaaagacaaaccaaCACCAAAACTGGAGTACAACAGTGAG GTGCCATCACTTACTGTGGAAGACACAACATTACGTGTATTTGATAAAGTGAAAGTGAACATTATGTTAGATGATTCCAACATCCAGCATCAGAAAATGCGGATGGTCTTGGTAGAACCCAAG ATATTAGGAAATGATATGCCTGCAAGTCTGTCTGCAGAGGCACGCAGCAAGGATgaaccagagaaaaagaaaaagaagctacAAAAATAG